From a region of the Syngnathus scovelli strain Florida chromosome 19, RoL_Ssco_1.2, whole genome shotgun sequence genome:
- the LOC125986975 gene encoding uncharacterized protein isoform X3 — MGENQSRPEMLHQYQPQAYKGQNTNNPRSSSSLSSKKFEQDGNYNFVTSNGRGRGDENQNPPRPSKLGPLSPDLRSSSSYSSSGLLSPRSRMPSWSTLEPLPEIEYGDDSHGRVPPDGAEERRMVEEEGEVMAKHREKMELQRRKSSIRGRDDMEELMKLENDDEWGDSGSESDSGGSMSSVRLEKGSNWLSSGGLERMSFGEQKPTQHDFEPTRSNCREPSGKRRSLNRSSMSGSHLENLLEEGAEEKHDQSSDSDGELPEMMDAVWTLRDRERFKAQEMEKHQVQLTMYRRLALIRWLRTLQGRIEEQQNRLQSSFDIILTHRKELLRMGAAVVNAAPPAAVGQS; from the exons ATGGG TGAGAATCAATCCAGACCAGAAATGCTTCATCAATATCAACCACAAGCCTACAAAGGTCAAAACACCAATAATCCTCGCTCCTCGTCATCGTTGTCGAGCAAGAAGTTTGAGCAAGATGGCAATTATAATTTTGTGACAAGCaatggaagaggaagaggagatgaAAACCAAAACCCTCCACGCCCGAGTAAACTGGGTCCTCTGAGTCCTGATTTAAGAAGTTCATCCTCCTACAGCAGCTCCGGGCTCTTGTCACCTCGCTCCCGCATGCCAAGCTGGAGCACGCTGGAGCCGCTTCCCGAAATCGAATATGGTGATGACAGCCATGGGCGAGTTCCCCCTGATGGAGCTGAGGAAAGGAGGATGGTGGAAGAGGAGGGAGAGGTGATGGCTAAGCATAGGGAGAAGATGGAGCTCCAGAGAAGAAAAAGTAGCATCCGAGGCAGGGATGATATGGAGGAGTTGATGAAGCTTGAAAATGACGACGAGTGGGGAGACAGCGGCTCGGAGTCGGATTCTGGTGGGAGCATGTCGTCCGTTCGATTAGAGAAAGGAAGCAACTGGTTATCTTCAGGAGGTTTGGAGCGTATGTCGTTTGGAGAACAAAAACCAACCCAGCACGATTTTGAGCCCACCAGAAGCAACTGTAGAGAACCATCAGGAAAACGGAGAAGCTTAAACCGCAGCTCCATGTCGGGCAGTCACCTCGAAAACCTCCTGGAGGAAGGAGCGGAGGAGAAACACGACCAGTCGTCGGATTCTGACGGCGAGCTTCCTGAAATGATGGACGCCGTGTGGACGCTGCGGGACCGTGAGAGGTTCAAAGCCCAGGAGATGGAGAAGCACCAGGTCCAGCTGACCATGTATCGCCGTCTGGCTCTCATCCGCTGGCTTCGCACTCTCCAAGGCCGCATTGAGGAGCAGCAGAACCGCCTGCAGTCCAGCTTTGACATCATCCTCACGCACAGGAAAGAACTTCTCCGTATGGGTGCcgctgtggtcaacgccgcgCCACCTGCAGCCGTGGGACAATCATAG
- the LOC125986975 gene encoding uncharacterized protein isoform X2, whose amino-acid sequence MKPMGAISRRFSAFYNHLAKSMEPLKNRDVHPASTLFGENQSRPEMLHQYQPQAYKGQNTNNPRSSSSLSSKKFEQDGNYNFVTSNGRGRGDENQNPPRPSKLGPLSPDLRSSSSYSSSGLLSPRSRMPSWSTLEPLPEIEYGDDSHGRVPPDGAEERRMVEEEGEVMAKHREKMELQRRKSSIRGRDDMEELMKLENDDEWGDSGSESDSGGSMSSVRLEKGSNWLSSGGLERMSFGEQKPTQHDFEPTRSNCREPSGKRRSLNRSSMSGSHLENLLEEGAEEKHDQSSDSDGELPEMMDAVWTLRDRERFKAQEMEKHQVQLTMYRRLALIRWLRTLQGRIEEQQNRLQSSFDIILTHRKELLRMGAAVVNAAPPAAVGQS is encoded by the exons ATGAAGCCCATGGGCGCCATTAGTCGTCGTTTTTCTGCTTTCTATAATCATCTAGCCAAATCCATGGAACCGTTAAAGAATCGAGACGTCCATCCTGCATCGACTCTatttgg TGAGAATCAATCCAGACCAGAAATGCTTCATCAATATCAACCACAAGCCTACAAAGGTCAAAACACCAATAATCCTCGCTCCTCGTCATCGTTGTCGAGCAAGAAGTTTGAGCAAGATGGCAATTATAATTTTGTGACAAGCaatggaagaggaagaggagatgaAAACCAAAACCCTCCACGCCCGAGTAAACTGGGTCCTCTGAGTCCTGATTTAAGAAGTTCATCCTCCTACAGCAGCTCCGGGCTCTTGTCACCTCGCTCCCGCATGCCAAGCTGGAGCACGCTGGAGCCGCTTCCCGAAATCGAATATGGTGATGACAGCCATGGGCGAGTTCCCCCTGATGGAGCTGAGGAAAGGAGGATGGTGGAAGAGGAGGGAGAGGTGATGGCTAAGCATAGGGAGAAGATGGAGCTCCAGAGAAGAAAAAGTAGCATCCGAGGCAGGGATGATATGGAGGAGTTGATGAAGCTTGAAAATGACGACGAGTGGGGAGACAGCGGCTCGGAGTCGGATTCTGGTGGGAGCATGTCGTCCGTTCGATTAGAGAAAGGAAGCAACTGGTTATCTTCAGGAGGTTTGGAGCGTATGTCGTTTGGAGAACAAAAACCAACCCAGCACGATTTTGAGCCCACCAGAAGCAACTGTAGAGAACCATCAGGAAAACGGAGAAGCTTAAACCGCAGCTCCATGTCGGGCAGTCACCTCGAAAACCTCCTGGAGGAAGGAGCGGAGGAGAAACACGACCAGTCGTCGGATTCTGACGGCGAGCTTCCTGAAATGATGGACGCCGTGTGGACGCTGCGGGACCGTGAGAGGTTCAAAGCCCAGGAGATGGAGAAGCACCAGGTCCAGCTGACCATGTATCGCCGTCTGGCTCTCATCCGCTGGCTTCGCACTCTCCAAGGCCGCATTGAGGAGCAGCAGAACCGCCTGCAGTCCAGCTTTGACATCATCCTCACGCACAGGAAAGAACTTCTCCGTATGGGTGCcgctgtggtcaacgccgcgCCACCTGCAGCCGTGGGACAATCATAG
- the cdca5 gene encoding sororin, giving the protein MGDRMKGRTPPSQKTMDSNKLNDSTQRRRSPRLTSPLVNTEENMARDSNVPVKRFISVRKIVPKKSIAASAHDKENTPRRSEGKQQKRQKISTPGSVRKSGRLSSAKKATVPSETLAPSTPVQHPPQQLEEDPRDAMWSQKVRRSYTRTSDKSFNGPEAREHLFGFEMLQTPEVGRSVSRANSALEFSSIMSAPSSFILDGEDCGPDIDIPGVALVKKKKNRRKVQQIDATELDALSAKMNAEFQEAEQFELVVE; this is encoded by the coding sequence ATGGGAGATCGAATGAAGGGGCGAACACCTCCGAGTCAAAAAACGATGGATTCGAATAAACTAAACGACTCGACGCAGCGGAGACGCTCCCCGCGGCTGACATCTCCCTTGGTAAATACGGAAGAAAACATGGCGCGTGACAGTAATGTTCCCGTCAAGCGGTTTATTTCCGTGAGGAAAATAGTGCCAAAGAAATCAATTGCTGCATCCGCGCACGACAAAGAAAACACACCGAGGCGATCAGAAGGAAAACAGCAGAAGAGGCAAAAGATCTCCACTCCTGGTTCCGTTCGGAAGAGCGGGCGGCTCTCCAGTGCAAAGAAGGCCACCGTGCCTTCTGAGACCCTTGCACCATCCACGCCGGTCCAGCATCCTCCCCAACAGCTCGAGGAGGATCCACGCGATGCGATGTGGTCACAGAAAGTGCGTCGCTCCTACACCAGGACCAGCGACAAATCCTTCAACGGCCCTGAAGCACGAGAGCATCTTTTCGGCTTCGAGATGCTGCAGACCCCCGAGGTGGGACGAAGCGTGAGTCGAGCTAATTCGGCTCTGGAGTTTTCAAGCATCATGTCTGCCCCAAGTTCATTCATTCTGGACGGTGAGGACTGTGGTCCAGACATCGACATCCCTGGGGTGGCGTTggtaaagaagaagaagaaccgcAGGAAGGTCCAGCAGATCGACGCCACGGAGTTGGACGCCCTTTCGGCCAAGATGAACGCTGAGTTCCAGGAGGCTGAACAATTTGAGTTGGTTGTGGAGTGA